The segment AGAAAGTAGTGTATATAATCCTTTAAATAATCGAGGCACATCGTTGTCAAGTGTTAACTGTTAAATGATTGTATGGTCATGATAACATTGATAAAGGCATGACAGGAAAGACAATAATGTTCACTTTCtcaattttaattgttatattagAAGACATAGGATATAACCTCAATGACTCTAACTGTACACATATTTGCCCTGCTGATGAACTTCCAGGATTGTGTGGTTATGAGAACCTTGATAAAGGCTTGAAGGAAAGACAATAATGTTCACCTTCTCTTTTTTCATTGTGATATTAGAAGACATAGGATATAACCTCAATGACTCAACTGTATACATGTTTGCCCTGCTGATTAACTTCCAGGTGCATGTCTTCTACACCCCCTTAACTATATAGTTTTGAACTCGATAGCTTTGTAAGGAGATACGTGACTGTAAAGTCTACTCACGATCAGTCTAGTGAAAGTATTGGCCATCTGTTTATCTGTTAATCAACATTGTTATCTATGCAAACTTACTGAAAAATGCAATGGGTATTCATCAATTGATTTTGcttcaaaattaaagaaagataGTTACTATATGTCAATTGTTTCTTGAGTTTTTATCTGGAATGGATTTGTTACATCTTCCCTATATTTTCTGTCTCTGCTCTCCATTTATTAGGTACTGTTATTCCAATGCTTGATGCTGTAACTCAAGTTGTCCCTGTAGAGAGGCTTGCTGTTCATTTCCATGATACTTATGGACAAGCTCTTTCGAACATTCTTGTGTCACTGCAAGTAAGATCTCCTTTCTCTGCTTGTATTGAGAAGTTTTTTCACATGTTGGCATATTTTTATCACATTATGAGAAATTTGTTCGTTGTATAGTTGGTGCTGTGCCATCCAAATCTAAGAGGTGTAGCCTGTCTTATTTTTCCATGTTGCAAGTTggcatgcaaaaaaaaaaaaactaaaaagaggAAAAACGAAAAATAGCAGAGGTAACTACTATCGAGTACATCAGGGAAAGGTCAGGTAAGCTAGCAATCCATTGTAACATAAAGGTCCGTCAATGCCAAGTGAATGGCGTCAAAGTAAGGCCATCATTAAGTATAAGGCTGCAAATGACATGGACTAACCAGTAGCTGAGTGTGTGATTCTCATGTGACAGCCCCCTTCCCAAGGGAACGcgaacacaaaattaattggaTCTAATGCATCAGATGAGATGACTGCCATCTCATCTGCTGCTTGAGACTTTGGTATTTGTGTCTAAACTTTCAGCCTATCATTCACTTAACAACGCATCTTGTGAAAACACAATATCATCTGTGAATAACACACACCACAGCACTTCCCTTTGAATATGTCGTGTCAATTCGTCCATCATTAAGGCAAATAGGATCGGACTAAGGGCTTATCCGTGGTGCATCCCCGTCACGTGCGGGaagtgttccaagtcacctccTACAGTCCTACTGTTCTAATCCTGGTCTTGGCTCCATTGTGCATGTCCTTAATTGCCCCATGTAATTCACAAGGTATACCTCTAGCCTCCAAACATCTCTAGAGGACCTCCGTTAGGACTTCTATCGGACGCTATTTCTAGGTCGATGAACATCATGTGTAAGTCCTTCTTCCTCTCCCTATACTGCTCCAACAATCTCCTTACAAGATGAACGTTTCCGTAGTTGATTGTACCAACATGAATCCGATTGGTTTATGGGTATAGACACACCCCTCCTCATCCTTATTTCAACCACCTTTCCCAAATTTTAATAGTATGGCTTAGTAGTTTGATGCTACCCTTATAGTTGTTCCAATGTTGAACGTCACCCTTGTTGTTGTACAACAACACCATTGTCCACCACCTCCATTCTTCTGCCATTTTTCGTTGTCCTAAAAATGACAGTAGGCAACCCAGTCAACCACTCCATACCTGGTCTGGTCCGGCATTCTTCCCCTCCTCATCTTACGAATAGCCCCTTAACCTCTGCAACCTTTATAAACCTGCTATACCAAAAATCGCTACGACCTACGGAATGCCCTGGCTTCCCCAACACGATACTCTTGTCCCCTTCTTCATTCAAGAGCTTAGGGAAATACGTCTGCCATCTTTGTCTAATGTGTGCTTCTCCTACTAGTACTTATCCGTTCTCTTCCTTGATACACTTCACTTGGTCTATGTCATGGACCGTCCTCTCTCGCCTTGGTGAGCCTATACAACTTCCTGTTCATGCCTTTGCCCTCGACTCTTTATACAAGTGCTCAAAAGTTGTCGCTTTAGCCATTGCGATCGCTAGTTCGCTCCTCCTCCATGGTGCTATATCTTCCTATTCCTCCTCTTATCCTCCTTGTCTAAGCTTTCCACTAACGCCATGTAAGCAGTTTTCTTGGCTTCCGCTTTTCTTTGGACCTCTCCATTACAGCACCAATCCTCTTTATTCCAACCTGGGTTACTCCTCGAGACGTCTAACACCTCTAGTTACTTCTCTTATGCAATCAGCTGTCCTAGCTCACATACTATCTACATCCCTTGCTACTCCCCCAAGCCCCAATAGCCACCATCTTCTCTTCTTTTGGGATTTGGTCTTAGTCAGGCCTCTCCATCTAATCATTGGCTGGTCATATGCAATAATGCAGCCCTCTCTTCTCCTTCTTCCTCTTGATATCTAAATCCATAACCACGAGCTTATGTCGGGCTGTATTATTTGCGCTCAGGATAACCTTACTGTCCTTGCATAAAACCTGATCACTTCCTAAGGAGTAGGTAGTCTATATGAGTCTCGCCACCACACTCCGGTAGGGAGTGTAAACTACATCAATTTGGCCTTTAAAGCTTACCTTAAAATTGTAGATGATCTTGGTTGAAAACCCTTGTTGGAGTGGTGTGCAAGCTCGGGAAAATGAAGAGAAGAAATTGAATCTCAATTTTGGACTTTGCATGGGTTGAAAAAGTCGAGGTGATATGCGTGCAAGCATGCATCATGCATACAAGATATCCTGCATAAAGAAAAAGCCCTTCTGTTATTGTGTGTAAGGATGCACTGGGCGCACAAGACTTCCTgcaagcaaaaaatataaaatttcccTTCTGTTGTTGCGCGCTATATGTGCAAGTATGCACCACGTGCACAAGGTCTTCCTGCAGACACCCTATTGtaaaaagattattatttttgtaggAATGTACCCAGAAAACAAAACATTGCAGAGTTTTACCAAACAAAAATTTGATCTGATTTGGATGCGTATCTTGTTATTGTATCCAGGTCATTCGGCAAATCACTTAATTGATGGAAATGGCATGAACTTATTATGTATTCTTTGGCACTTGGAACCTTAATGCAAAAGAAAATGCTTTAAGTATCATAATGTTAATCTTGACAGATGGGGATCAGCATCGTGGATTCATCTGTATCAGGACTTGGAGGTTGCCCATATGCCAAAGGTGCCTCGGGTAATGTGGCTACGGAGGATGTCATTTACATGCTCAATGGACTAGGAGTGAAGACAAATGTGGATCTGAGAAAGCTTCTATTGGCTGGAGATTTCATCTGCAAACATTTGGGTCGCCCTTCTGGATCTAAGGCTGCCATTGCCTTGAGCAGAACAACAGCTACTGCCTCAAAGCTTTAAGGGACATCTGATGCCGCTGAAATGCGTCCACTCTGTGGTGAAAGTCGCTTCAGACCAACTTTAACTGTAGCATTACTGTCACTCTTACCGTTCCGTCATTGTCTTATGTTAAACATATCCGTGTCAATATGTCCCCTAGCCAGTGTCGGAGCTACATAGACCGAAGGGTAGTCGGTTGAATACTCTTCTTCGGAATATCATTCCgtgtatatagaaaataattttaggttgaatatttttctcttaGTCGTCGACACTTGACACAGTGCCAGTGTTCTATTGCCTTGGTGCAACTGGATTTTAAACTACATATTTTCAATGTCTTGATAATTATCTGAAATATACTGTTGGAGAGCAGAGAGAAAATGAATGGTGGTAGTTTTTGTCTATGCTGTTCTGAATGTTTAAAAACAGTTACAACTGCAGGTATTTTATTGACTTCACACAGGGTTGTACTGAGGGTAAGTAAGTTGGGTGGGAATTCTGGCTGTATActttgtataattaattatgtaaatatttttgttactttgttatgttatttttgttacttCCGTGTGCATTTTATGTGATATACTATTACAAACGTGAAGCTTGGATAATCtataattaggaaaaaaaaacgAGACAAATTAATAGAGAGCtacaattttttatgttttcaagTGATAGAAAATTGAATCGGCAAAGTAGAACAAATATATCCACTAAGATCTACTTAGTcgtatttaaattaaatttttttttttaatcatttgacTGAATTCAAATCATGCGAGTGTCAACTCTTTAAAAACTTCttattttctgtcatttttcaATTCACATTAcaccttttatttttaaaacttattccTTATAAATTCAACGATAATTTTGATAAGCCTAACTCGAAGGCACAAAGTTCTACATTTAATGTAGTCATGCTAGTCTAACTTACAAAATCttatatcattttttctatttaaatctttaaatattgatcaaattttaaatttttctataattCGATAAAATCTCTTTTACATCTAAAATTATCTCTAATCACATTATAAACTCCAAAAAAAAGTCATACAATTTAATTGTCCATCTATTCATCAAAACAATATTCATCTCATTGCTCCTTAgtagataaaattattaaagaatatttctttttcgAACTCCTACCACCATCCAAACATACTTTTATACATCTAAAGACTCTGAAAACAAATTATtctgaaattatatttttttctttttagtttgtcttagaaaaactaatattttaatataattttaatttaaaattaattttttaaaacggAAAAAAGATTTAAAGATTCTTATCTACCCTCACATTTACCATATTTTGCTTCTCATAATTATTGGACAATTATATAGTTACTATACTTTCCTTCCTCATAATTAATTAGTAGTAATTATATTAAAACTGGAATGCTAACATACGCCACTAACGTACACCACAATCTACTAAAGTACGCACTTTCCTCTTCCTCTTTTCCACCTGAAATACAAAACCactacccccacccccacccctacCCATCAATTTTTCTCTATCATGCACCATCACTTCCTTTCTTCCTTCATCACCATGGCTCCTTCTTCTTCCCTCACCAAACCCCTAAAAAAAACCTCAAACTCAAACCCTAATTCAAACCCCACAAATTCCCCAAATTGCCCTTCTTCACACCACAACTTCTGTAATCACTCTCCTTCAGCTACCCTTGATCTTCTAATATTCATTCTTGTACTTTTCTCTGGTGCTTTCCTCATCATTTCCTACTTCTCATACATCTTTAAttcaatttctcttcttttcccaTACCCACCATCATTTTTACTCAACACCCTTTTGAACTATCTAGAAGAAGTGGACGTTTGGACCCACTACATCTTTTACATATTCTTCGTTGTTGTTTTCGTTGTCGTCGTGCTTTGCTTTGAGATCTGTTGTGGGTTTGGGTTTAGATCAAGGAAATGTGGCAAAAATGGATGTAAAGGGTTGAGAAGGGCTATGGAATTTGACTTGCAATTGCAGGGTGAAGAGTGTTTGAGATCTGGGTGTGAGACAAAAGCTGTTAGAGAGATCAATCAGTTGCCTTGGAAAGGTGGGAGTGAGAATAATCCAGATTATGAATGTCTTCGTGCTGAGTTGAGAAAAATGGCACCACCCAATGGACGTGCTGTATTGTTGTTTAGGTCTAAATGTGGCTGTCCTGTTGCTAAACTTGAAGGTTGGGGTGCTAAACGAGGGCGTCGGCACAAGAAGtgagttgtttattttttttttatttttttttttttgcatttggAGTTATGGACTTTCTGTTGATTGTGTTTTGGTATTAGTTCTGTTGCTCGAGTTGATGATTATGCATTCTAAGAAGTAGTTCAGTTGTGCTGATAGAACCAGTAATCGTTGCTGAAGTGTAGAAACTGCTCTcataatgattaaataaaaaaatgctaCTTTGTTTTGGATTTGATTTGAAGGATATGAGATAGAGAAGATGATGTGATGAGGTAGAAAGAGTTGTTTTAGAGATGAGTAGTTTATGAATTGGGATGATGATACTCACACTTTTTAGGGCTTCATTGGGTCTGGCAGGTTACTATAGGTCAAATGACATCCAACTATAGTCAGCACCAAAAGTAAATAATTATCTATGAGTTTGTTGAACTGATTCTATCCATTAATAAGTGATCATAATGTTACTAATCGACACAATAGCTATGATTTGTCATAAAGACCAGTCAATAAACTAGGCCTCAAGTCAAACTAGTTGGAACTTACTTATGAATCTCTGTATCCATCATGTAAAAGACAGATGAAGGGTTCTCTAAATCATACACTTATTTCATATGCTAACGTTATACACTTCTAACTAGATTAAGAAGCGGTTGGTAGTCACTAGACCTAGACACGTGTGGCAACAAGGAATGATTTCCCAATTCCAACTTATTTGTATCACCTAAAGGATGCCTTCGCTCCTATTTTGCTTGGTTCTTAAGTAAGTCCGCAACGATTCCAGGATAGTTGGTGATTTGACAAGTTTTATTCGTGTGACTTTTAGATTTATCTAGGCCCTTTTTTATGTTGAACCTACAAAAAGTGCAAATCAAGGTTTACCTAGGACATTGCTAACATGTCATGCAATCTCCTCTTGTCGTATCCTCTACTAGTTGCACCCTTTGTTAGATCTCttcatatgtatttttttattagtatgaAATACTCATGCACATTGTAGTATTATGTACAACAAAATGAACTCTGTCCTTCCTCTTAAAATGATAGAATGGATCAAATCTTTTACTTCTAATATTGTCGATCATTTATGACTACATATCCATCTTATGCTTATATAATTCATCTTGCAAATATGATGGACTTTAGGGGACCCAACGTTATTTCTCGTATAACTTTGTCGTTGTCCCAATTATTCTATTAAAGTCATcgatcaaaaaaattattctgtAGAACATGTCTTTCACATTGTTATAAATCTTCCTATCACATAGCATTGTTGTAGTACTCCTCCATTTCCTCCACCTATTTCAAATGTTTGTGTTACATCTTCATCTATGATTTCCCACTTTGTCGGACTAAAttgagtatgttgttgttgttgtcttcgtatataacttttttaaagaaaatatcatcTCCATCTATCATGTCAATTCTTAAAGGAGTCTAAATATCTCATTTGTTTGTATTTGAACACGACAATTAATCTTAGCTCACCTTCATTCTTCTTATTGGGACTACATCTCTAGAGTTTATATTTTgtcttacttttattttttctaaaaccCATGTTCCGAAAAATATTTATCCATAGTTTTAGGATTTGGTTGATCCCTTCATTAGTTTTGTAAATTTACATATTACCATCTGTATATATAACATACACCATGAACTCTCATTTTGTATACTCCATCGGTCCCAACTTATGTGGCACCATTTGACTTTGCACAAAGCcacaaagtttaagaaataaaggattacttttaaaatttgtggtcTAAAAAAACCTTTGACATTTGAGTAGACTATGTATCATTTCAATaagggtaaaaaataaaattttaagttaaattctTTCTTGTTATAGAAACATGCCATTTTTGGGATGGGTCATGCCAACAAAGGGAGTATTATTGGCAAGTTCATCCATAACTAGGTTAAATAAGTATCCGCTCATAGCAAGTTCGTAGTGTAAATTCATGTTTATAGCAAGACTATTTGATCTCTTCCCGTTGTTTTACACTTGTGATTGCTCCctcatacatatattttatgttattatatgtttggtatgattttgttatgaccgaatgaatgatgggatgggGAATCTTTAGGAAGAAACAGTTGTTATGATTGAGTATGTTGTCATCTAATgaccaataacatgtttttattacTCAGTTTGAAGTTTGGAGATTGACATTTTAGGAATAGGCAGtaaaatgttttatgtgcaaaTGTATTATCCAAATTTCCAAAATGTATGGGAAGTGAATGTAAGTTTTGTCACAGTTACCAAGTATAAGTTGTAAGTTGTTGCTTTtctatttaagaataaaataagatattgcCTTCCTGTATAGGCTGTATACAATCTAAAAGTGTAATGCTCATCCGATGCTGAAGCAAAATATCTTCTAGCCTACTAATTCATGGGAGAAGATTGTATTTTCAAGGGCTTCAAAATGGTATGTCTTTCAATGGTGAGTTTAGGAGTGAGGACTTGGGAGTGCCAAAATTGATAGTGTTGTATGATAAAATCACAGAAGTTCTTACGGACTCTGCCACTGCCTGAAAGGACTATGTCCAGGGACCGGATGCCAAGACTTCACCCATCCTTTAAACTGTTGCAGAGGAGATCACCTCTGTTTCGATCCTCATCCATTTTTCCCTTCAGAGGGTGAGTATTTGTTATTTTAGGATTCGTGCTTTTGGTGAGAGTACCCAGTTCTGAGTGAATGAAAACAGAAAGAAGGAAATGAGGCGATTTTTTTTTGCCTTACGCCCTTGATCAATTAGTGGGACATCTAGAACTACATTTTAGATTGGTGGGAAACAGCCTTCAGGTTGAACGTGGATTAGTATTTCAGAAGTGAACTTTGCACAAGTCAATAATCTTATGTTTCTTTCATGTTGAACGATCAGGAATTTCAGATTATATCGAACATTATCACTCATCCGTAACTAGGGCAAAACATGTACAGTTTCAATGCTTTGATCCCTGGTGTAAATCCACCATTATGGGTAATTCCTTTGTATTTCCTATGGCTGTTCTTACACTAGTGACAGCTACTTTATACATATCTGTTATTACATTCACATATTTAATATGGGTTCTTGTCTTCTTCAATGCCCATTGAAGAACTTCTCATTGTACTCTATCATATGCTTTATTGAGGTCAATGAACACCATGTGTAGATCTTTTTTCCTCTTGCAATAGATCTCCatcaattttctttaaataatataatttccgtGGTAGATTTGCTTAGGAGTTGAGATTTTGGCAGTAGGCTCTCGGTCAGTTTATGATTTCTCTCTTGGGGCAGTATGATGGATTTCTTAGAGATTGTGATTTGTGAGTATGGAATCATTGATTTTGCAATATGAACATCAGGTGATAGGCCCAAATATTCTTTCTCAAGTGGTGGTAGAATAATATTGTTGTATACCAAGATCTGCATTTAGAATGCTAAGGAATCATTTGCTGCAATTATATGGAgttataaatttcattaaaaaaaaggataaggGTTTATAATCCCGAGTTAAATATGGGATTATTGAGAGAATTCTTTATTCCTGGATTAGCATTTTCGGATTTCTTATACCAGATTCCCGGGATAGAATGTGGTCATTATTGGTAGAATTTTTAATTACAGGGTTAGTAATCTTGGGAATTATGCACCACTCTATGTGGTATATTAATCCTGATATTGGGATAAAATATCACAATGATACATTTACTCTATACTCTGAAACTTTTCTCCCAAAGTCTTTTAAGAAAGTCGAGgttaaaattagaaataaaagttAATCCAATTTTATCTAGTTAAACCCCTACAAATTAAAGTATATCTGCTGAATAATGTCATCATTGTTTAATCCTAGTATTATAATCCGCGTTATAATCTCAGTGTAACTTGCCCAAGTGTTTTGGCTAAGATCTGAGGCTTTTGATCAGAAAATGTTGAGAATGATGTTATAGTATTGTAGGCAGAGCATTCTTCAATGCCTGAATCAGGTGATTTCATGATTTAGAGATATAGGACAAGATGCCAGATTCAATTAGAGAAGtgttatcatattttataaggTTATGGTTACACAGTGCATTTGTTGGATGACTTTGATTAACATCAAGAAGCAATTAGAAGGATTTAGTCattgcttttattttattttttatatttttagacaGGATTTAGTCATTGCAACATCtcctattttttgttttttaagtaGTTTGTCATGCCCAGTGGAACatgtctaattatttttttgataagtaGCATGTCTAACTTCTTGACGAGTTGATtggtcattttaatttttaaccatCTTCCCTAGTATAACTTGTTCTATCATTCCGATCTTCTTGCAAGCTGACCTGGACACCAccattattcaaaaaaaaaaaaaaaagatcactCACATCATCCTTAATTTTGACAAGTGCTGAAGTCATTTTCAGCTCCTTGGAATTTCAGTCATTTGTTATTTGGTAGACTGCTGACTGCAGTTTACAAGTTCAAGTAAAGAGGCCGTAGTGCTAGTCACACATGTTATAGTAGTGCCACCTTTTGCGCCAGAGAAGTTCTAAATAGATTCAGAAGACCTACAAGACTTAACCATAGTATGCATCTGAAGTTTCAAGAAGTTTATGTTTTGATGTGATGCTATTATTATCAATGATGATGACGTAAATTCTTTGGAGTTTATGTTTGTAAATACTCcacacattaataaaataaagttgtaTTTGATAGGACTGTATTGACAAATACTCCATCCATTACATGCTATTTGGAATTTtggaggatttttttttttttggtgtataaTAGCAATGATCTGTTCATTTAGTCATCTTAAGATATTAGGTTCAATTCTATCATAGTTTTTACCAATAAGGTATTGCTAGCTGATTTCCTGTTTAAATCATTATGTTGCTCTGTTTTTTTCTGGAATTACATCTTTGAATAGCTGATGATTTATGCATTCTCTATCAGATGAGAACATTTTTTCATCAAGAAGTGTTTATGTTCTTTCCCCTTTCCACGATGACTGACGTATAAATTTGTTGAATAAATACAGGACTCTGGCAATTAATGGTAAGGCGGATCATCGCTGAGTTGCATATGGGAGATGTAGTTTGTTACCTTCTGAATATCAGAAGAATGGGAGATTGGTATTGTTGTTTAGAACCATTTTTATTGATCCCATTGACAGAGAGAGCTCCTTGGAAACTTACTTTAGAACAATGTGTACAAACTATATACAAACCTTATTTACTTTCCTCAAGAAGCACATATCATACAAACATGAATAAATTACATAATTAGCAATTACTTTTTCAAACAAGGAATTGCATATAAACCTGCAGTGTTGGAATGCTGTTTCTTCCCCAAAATAACTTCTCTCCACTTAGTTTATAGTTTATGAgttataagattttattttagttttgctTAAAATGAAGTGTttgatagtattttttattttattttacccaAACACTATAAACTTACTTAAAAGCTATTTTTGACTTGAACAAATTATTTCAACTAGTCTCTTTTTTGTAAGTGATTAATTACacctatttaaaaatatataatattataaagatcaactaaatatttaattattcttttaatataattttttttcatgtggCACAAAAAAGATCTTTTCATGTTAAGatattcttatattttaaaattattatttatctgTTGTAGCGAttatcttgaattcaaatatttataatttcaaatcaCATAGAAATATCAATTTCAAGTAATTTAACCAGATTTCGGGAAAAAACTAcaatgtaattttaattttttttatatttatatattaattttaaacctcctaaatataaaattagaaattaatttaattatttagaatttaaatcactatttttttttccgaACCCCAATAAAAATCCTAAATCCATCGTTGGCGCGTTACAAAAACACAGCATAATTGTCAAATGGTTTAATGGAGGGAAGAAAGCTTTACATGGTAGTGTGTAATGATCATTGGAATCAGATACAAGCCATCCTTTCACTTTCTTGCTCCATTTTTCTCACTCTCTTTTCCTTCTCTCAAATGGGtgtcttcttcatcttcacaaGCCCCCTTGGATCACCTTCAACTCTTCTTGGACAAGGACAAAAACACCAAGAAACAAAAACCCAATTGGGAATTCTCTCTTGTTTCAGCCTTCAAGTCTTGTTCAGCAAATTCATCCATCACACACGGCCAACAACTTCACTCCCTTGTCTTGAAATCTGGTCTTCAATCcaatatttttatactaaatagCTTGATCACTTTTTATGTTAAATGCGGATTAGTAAATCATGCTAAGATAATCTTTGATTCTTGTAATAAGTTAGATGCGGTTTCTTGTAACATAATGTTATGTGGGTATGTTAAATTTGGGTTTTTGGATGATGCCTATGAGTTGTTTGATAAAATGACTGAGAGAAATTGTGTCTCTTATACGACCATGATAATGGGTTGGGTACAGAA is part of the Solanum lycopersicum chromosome 1, SLM_r2.1 genome and harbors:
- the LOC101260864 gene encoding uncharacterized protein At5g19025-like; its protein translation is MHHHFLSSFITMAPSSSLTKPLKKTSNSNPNSNPTNSPNCPSSHHNFCNHSPSATLDLLIFILVLFSGAFLIISYFSYIFNSISLLFPYPPSFLLNTLLNYLEEVDVWTHYIFYIFFVVVFVVVVLCFEICCGFGFRSRKCGKNGCKGLRRAMEFDLQLQGEECLRSGCETKAVREINQLPWKGGSENNPDYECLRAELRKMAPPNGRAVLLFRSKCGCPVAKLEGWGAKRGRRHKKTLAINGKADHR